From Parasteatoda tepidariorum isolate YZ-2023 chromosome 1, CAS_Ptep_4.0, whole genome shotgun sequence, one genomic window encodes:
- the LOC107444442 gene encoding centrosomal protein 20, protein MATARDLKDVLKDALAKSGALGEIRAKIRAEVFNILQDESEPPNPVSNENILINELIREYLIFNGYLFTESVLVAESGHPNFPLQRQLLEERLKVKVVDNSSNM, encoded by the exons ATGGCTACAGCTCGTGATTTAAAagatg TATTAAAAGACGCCCTCGCTAAATCGGGTGCCCTTGGAGAAATAAGAGCCAAAATACGTGCTGAAGTATTTAACATCCTGCAAGATGAAAGTGAACCTCCCAATCCTGTTTCcaatgaaaatattcttattaatgaGTTAATTCGAGAATACTTAATATTCAATGGATACTTATTTACAGAATCAGTGTTAGTTGcag aatccGGACATCCAAATTTTCCTCTACAAAGACAGTTACTGGAAGAAagattaaaagttaaagttgTAGATAATTCCAGCAATATGTAA